From Lujinxingia vulgaris, a single genomic window includes:
- a CDS encoding alpha/beta hydrolase, whose protein sequence is MKRAGVFAVMIMALGAMLMGWQSRLIFYPERLPQDVEFDLPLSAEEVQINTEDGENLSGVLHRAQASRGVILYLHGNAGSLRTWKDVTSDLVPLGYDTLVIDYRGYGKSTGRITEAGLYEDGRAAYRWLIERGYRADDVVIYGRSIGSGIASKLASEVEASALILESPFSSLVTLGRELMPWALPRLTLRFRFPNEDHLAATSLPVLLLHGSNDELIGAHHSERLADVLGARSELHLIEGGAHNDLAAFAPYHEVLAAFLTQHGGSGAAFVPTLSPAP, encoded by the coding sequence ATGAAACGTGCAGGAGTCTTTGCAGTGATGATCATGGCGTTGGGAGCGATGCTGATGGGCTGGCAGAGCCGACTGATCTTCTACCCGGAGCGTCTTCCGCAGGACGTTGAGTTTGATCTGCCGCTGAGCGCAGAAGAGGTGCAGATAAACACCGAAGATGGGGAAAACCTCAGCGGCGTGCTCCACCGCGCGCAGGCCAGCCGAGGGGTGATCCTCTACCTTCACGGCAACGCCGGAAGTCTGCGCACCTGGAAAGATGTCACCTCCGACCTGGTCCCCCTCGGCTACGACACGCTGGTCATCGACTACCGCGGCTACGGCAAGAGCACCGGTCGCATCACCGAGGCGGGGCTCTACGAAGACGGTCGCGCCGCCTACCGCTGGCTGATCGAGCGGGGGTACCGCGCCGACGATGTTGTGATTTACGGCCGCAGCATCGGAAGCGGCATCGCCTCAAAGTTGGCGAGTGAGGTTGAGGCAAGCGCGCTCATCCTGGAGTCACCCTTCAGCAGCCTGGTGACCCTGGGCCGCGAGCTGATGCCCTGGGCACTCCCTCGACTGACCCTGCGTTTTCGCTTCCCCAATGAGGATCATCTGGCAGCAACCTCTTTGCCGGTGCTCTTACTTCACGGCAGCAACGACGAGCTCATCGGCGCGCATCATAGCGAGCGCCTGGCCGACGTCCTCGGCGCACGCAGTGAGCTGCACCTCATCGAAGGGGGCGCTCATAACGACCTGGCCGCGTTCGCTCCCTACCATGAAGTGCTCGCTGCGTTTCTCACGCAACATGGAGGGAGCGGCGCGGCCTTCGTACCCACCCTAAGCCCTGCTCCTTAA
- the sppA gene encoding signal peptide peptidase SppA, translated as MISPRQCVALSLVALTFAIPATLSAQPSPSQGVAVPDSSLTTQADSASLETNPAGLGFVRGSELGYRYLIPSDTFDDVLGSGHATSFALGNGYVGLGGQVQWLKRPELGPELGSYRKYTLGAAVAMPRFFSVGLGVNMFGSRSSERLNDLTTLDVGMQWRVGEHLGLGMMVRDAMPAYLQEDSALPMRLGLGMALRGFDGRLIFDTELYHVRGARLVSVEPRVMGEVYPGLRLFARSAISLDTEREHEPRIVAMSAGAEMSLGLLGTSVAALLSKDAESADVAFNALNGRVWMGNQRRRSVVGSSRRWVRLDLDNSIAEQAVSQLFGPSTRSFLNLMQDIDAITQDPTVAGVILGVGNFNLGYGQLWELHQAFQRLHEAGKHSVALMSSTTTAGIYAASAAREVWMLPATPYAPTGLQAELTSYQGLLENMGVEAEFVRIGAYKSAPEAFVNAMPSEEAREQTGEYVEAIYDELTSRIALRRGLEAEAFKAIVDNAPLLPDEALDRGLVDALVYDDELPERMRDLFGSGVRVDRGYQPVTIDDEAWGLRPEIAVVYIDGAIIDGGSGRSPLGGSVMTGAASVNATLRQLASDARVKAVVLRIDSPGGSALASDLIYREVRALARTKPVIASMGNVAASGGYYVAAGADEIFATPNTLTGSVGIFAGKFNFEQLAGRLGMSSTPIQRGERAGMFSLWRGWSEEELEGVSETMSYLYQLFLTQASAGRPLSADELDKVARGRVWTGTSAREAKLVDTIGGILDAVRRAEELAGLSPDRAEVTTYGGMSGLPAPQGFRAWLGAFIAAEPAVNAPRLLDHLPQGALRRSLETIEAQALWPLYFEQGQTLMLPAHPLHLH; from the coding sequence ATGATCTCCCCTCGCCAGTGCGTCGCGCTCTCTCTGGTAGCGCTTACGTTCGCCATCCCCGCCACACTCTCTGCGCAGCCCTCCCCCAGCCAGGGGGTGGCGGTGCCCGACAGCTCCCTGACCACCCAGGCCGACAGCGCGAGCCTGGAGACCAACCCGGCCGGCCTGGGTTTTGTGCGCGGCTCGGAGCTGGGCTACCGCTACCTCATTCCCTCCGACACCTTTGACGATGTGCTGGGCTCGGGCCATGCCACGAGTTTTGCGCTGGGCAATGGCTATGTGGGGCTGGGCGGCCAGGTGCAGTGGCTCAAGCGGCCGGAGCTGGGGCCGGAGCTGGGCAGCTACCGAAAGTACACTCTGGGGGCGGCCGTCGCGATGCCGCGCTTCTTCAGTGTGGGCCTGGGCGTCAACATGTTCGGGAGCCGCAGCAGCGAGCGCCTCAACGACCTGACCACGCTGGATGTGGGCATGCAATGGCGGGTTGGTGAGCACCTGGGGCTGGGGATGATGGTCCGCGATGCGATGCCCGCCTACCTGCAGGAAGACAGCGCGCTGCCGATGCGACTGGGCCTGGGGATGGCGCTGCGCGGCTTCGACGGGCGCCTGATCTTCGACACCGAGCTCTACCACGTCCGCGGTGCTCGCCTCGTCTCGGTGGAACCTCGGGTGATGGGTGAGGTTTACCCCGGGTTGCGCCTCTTTGCGCGCAGCGCGATTTCGCTGGATACCGAACGCGAGCATGAACCGCGCATCGTGGCGATGAGCGCCGGGGCCGAGATGAGCCTGGGGCTTCTGGGCACCTCGGTGGCGGCCCTGCTGAGCAAAGATGCGGAGAGCGCCGACGTGGCGTTTAACGCGCTCAACGGCCGGGTGTGGATGGGCAATCAGCGCCGGCGCTCGGTGGTCGGATCGTCGCGGCGGTGGGTGCGTCTGGACCTGGATAACTCCATTGCCGAGCAGGCCGTCTCGCAGCTCTTCGGTCCCTCGACGCGCAGCTTCCTGAACCTGATGCAAGACATCGACGCCATCACGCAGGATCCCACGGTGGCCGGGGTGATTCTGGGCGTGGGCAACTTCAACCTGGGGTATGGCCAGCTCTGGGAGCTGCATCAGGCCTTCCAGCGACTTCATGAGGCGGGCAAACACAGCGTGGCGCTGATGAGCTCGACGACCACCGCCGGCATCTACGCTGCCTCTGCGGCGCGCGAGGTGTGGATGCTGCCGGCCACGCCTTATGCGCCCACCGGGCTGCAGGCCGAGTTGACCAGCTACCAGGGACTTCTGGAGAACATGGGCGTGGAGGCGGAGTTCGTGCGCATCGGCGCGTATAAGTCGGCGCCGGAGGCCTTTGTGAACGCCATGCCCTCCGAAGAAGCCAGGGAGCAGACCGGGGAGTATGTCGAGGCGATCTACGATGAGCTCACAAGCCGCATCGCGCTGCGTCGGGGGCTTGAGGCCGAGGCGTTTAAAGCGATCGTCGATAACGCCCCGCTGCTTCCGGATGAGGCCCTGGACCGTGGTCTGGTCGATGCGCTGGTCTACGACGATGAGCTTCCCGAGCGCATGCGCGATCTTTTTGGCTCCGGCGTTCGCGTCGATCGGGGCTACCAGCCGGTGACCATCGATGATGAGGCCTGGGGGCTGCGTCCGGAGATCGCCGTGGTCTACATCGACGGCGCGATCATCGACGGTGGGTCGGGTCGTTCGCCGCTGGGAGGCAGCGTGATGACGGGGGCGGCCAGCGTCAACGCCACGCTGCGCCAGCTGGCGAGCGATGCGCGGGTGAAGGCGGTGGTGCTGCGCATCGACAGCCCCGGGGGTAGCGCCCTGGCCAGCGATTTGATCTACCGGGAGGTGCGGGCGCTCGCACGCACCAAGCCTGTGATCGCCTCGATGGGCAACGTAGCTGCCAGCGGCGGGTATTACGTGGCCGCCGGCGCCGACGAGATCTTTGCCACGCCGAACACCCTGACCGGCTCGGTCGGGATCTTCGCCGGTAAGTTTAACTTCGAGCAGCTCGCGGGGCGCCTGGGTATGAGCTCGACGCCGATTCAACGCGGGGAGCGTGCCGGTATGTTCTCGCTCTGGCGAGGCTGGAGCGAGGAGGAGCTCGAAGGGGTCAGTGAGACCATGAGCTACCTCTACCAGCTCTTCCTGACGCAGGCCTCGGCAGGGAGGCCCCTGAGCGCCGATGAGCTCGACAAGGTGGCCCGCGGGCGCGTATGGACGGGTACGTCGGCGCGCGAGGCCAAGCTCGTCGATACCATCGGCGGCATCCTCGATGCGGTGCGCCGCGCCGAGGAGCTGGCCGGCCTGAGCCCCGACCGCGCCGAGGTGACCACCTACGGTGGTATGAGTGGGCTGCCCGCCCCCCAGGGATTTCGCGCCTGGCT
- a CDS encoding DUF6483 family protein: MIVKNEHLMRALEALSRTYKRVAGARSETTDDAMALAALDQTLAEHLHTRQELLHTLAYEDLRALDAPLLASLGRLFTLRAAMLHDLGQEGAAAHSAGLAFCALRQTLRERLTDEDRYAAHHLHRLLVHPVAALALTPREVAGAYAELFDFYAEHRIDDRAEDTLFHALHLLADSPTERARLGQRARSYYQRLRTLDDTELRRRGLSRFDVTQALADLEELLADT, translated from the coding sequence ATGATCGTAAAAAATGAACATCTGATGCGCGCGCTGGAGGCCCTCTCCAGAACCTACAAACGCGTCGCCGGGGCTCGCAGTGAGACCACCGACGATGCGATGGCGCTGGCGGCGCTCGACCAGACGCTGGCCGAGCATCTGCACACGCGCCAGGAGCTCTTGCATACCCTGGCGTATGAGGATCTTCGGGCGCTGGATGCGCCCCTTCTGGCCTCACTGGGGCGGCTTTTTACGTTGCGCGCCGCCATGCTCCACGATCTGGGTCAGGAGGGGGCCGCGGCGCATAGCGCGGGGCTGGCGTTCTGCGCGCTGCGGCAGACCCTGCGTGAGCGCCTCACCGACGAAGATCGCTACGCGGCCCACCATCTGCACCGGCTGCTCGTTCATCCGGTCGCCGCCCTGGCGTTGACGCCCCGGGAGGTGGCCGGCGCCTACGCCGAGCTCTTCGACTTCTATGCGGAGCACCGCATCGACGATCGGGCCGAAGACACCCTCTTTCACGCCCTCCATCTTCTGGCCGACTCCCCCACGGAGCGCGCTCGCCTTGGCCAACGCGCTCGAAGCTATTATCAACGTCTGCGGACGCTCGACGACACCGAGCTGCGGCGCCGCGGCCTCTCCCGCTTCGACGTCACCCAGGCGCTGGCCGATCTCGAAGAGCTTCTGGCCGACACCTGA
- a CDS encoding cold-shock protein: MKIQGTVKWFNADKGYGFLTQPDGEDVFCHFSAIQSSGFKTLREDQRVEFEVEQGPKGLQAVNVVPLD; encoded by the coding sequence ATGAAGATTCAAGGTACGGTCAAGTGGTTCAATGCGGACAAGGGCTACGGTTTCCTCACCCAGCCTGATGGCGAAGATGTTTTCTGCCACTTCAGCGCGATTCAGTCCTCGGGCTTCAAGACCCTTCGCGAAGATCAGCGCGTTGAGTTTGAAGTTGAGCAGGGCCCCAAGGGTCTCCAGGCGGTCAACGTTGTGCCGCTTGACTAA
- a CDS encoding LemA family protein, with the protein MDVSLIRNVTLIDDVWQGVQLASASPADIGLFMGVGLMLFLAYRALARKRLIEDLPRSTCGGLTVGMCRVRGKAGAERDHELLKAPGSDTQVVYWSERVEEQVAIVEDAPPTRRRRRHNRVRYEWQEVSHRTSRATFWLLDETGRVEVDPRGAHMDTRVDFQEVFEVGYPGARRRSRARRRGGRTGLRRREVRVIYPGEEVSIIGPARLVDTGDRLRIGPGDWQAPDYVITTRGEAKVASAYGRWALFLVLVALALVGFWWGGRMAAGHLTLLHTWPLIGEDPSARWLLMMLAIACVVVLYLKVMLDGLVALQKRVERAWSMLEVELSRRHHLIATLANLVRGYGAREAELMRQVARMRRNAQPGDGEQPGRSKGHSERDVGVTREVDALAEAYPALRSSEHYGRLMDELRTTEDRVAWARAFYNDSVERFNTRLQRVPDNLVARLLGVRRALYERERRPTSPERGA; encoded by the coding sequence ATGGACGTGAGCCTCATCCGAAACGTCACCTTGATCGACGACGTGTGGCAGGGCGTACAGCTGGCGAGCGCCTCCCCGGCCGACATCGGGCTCTTTATGGGCGTGGGGCTGATGCTCTTTCTGGCCTACCGGGCGCTCGCGCGAAAGCGTCTTATCGAAGATCTGCCGCGCTCGACCTGCGGTGGGCTGACCGTGGGCATGTGCCGCGTCCGGGGCAAAGCGGGCGCCGAACGTGACCACGAGTTATTGAAAGCCCCGGGCTCCGACACACAGGTCGTGTACTGGTCGGAGCGCGTCGAAGAGCAGGTCGCGATCGTCGAAGATGCGCCGCCCACCCGTAGGCGTCGTCGCCACAACCGCGTACGCTACGAGTGGCAGGAGGTCAGCCACCGCACCTCGCGCGCGACCTTCTGGCTCTTGGACGAGACCGGCCGCGTGGAGGTCGACCCACGAGGCGCCCACATGGACACCCGCGTCGACTTTCAGGAGGTCTTCGAAGTCGGTTATCCGGGCGCTCGCAGGCGCTCCCGTGCCAGGCGCCGCGGAGGGCGCACGGGGCTTCGCCGCCGCGAGGTGCGCGTGATCTATCCGGGGGAGGAGGTCAGCATCATCGGCCCGGCGAGGCTTGTGGACACGGGTGATCGCCTGCGCATCGGGCCGGGGGACTGGCAGGCCCCCGACTATGTGATCACGACCCGCGGAGAGGCAAAGGTTGCCAGCGCCTATGGCCGCTGGGCCTTGTTTCTGGTGCTCGTCGCCCTGGCGCTGGTGGGTTTCTGGTGGGGCGGCAGGATGGCCGCCGGGCATCTGACTCTGCTGCACACCTGGCCCCTGATCGGAGAAGACCCAAGCGCGCGCTGGCTTTTGATGATGTTGGCCATTGCCTGCGTGGTCGTGCTTTACCTGAAGGTGATGCTCGATGGGCTGGTGGCGCTGCAAAAGCGCGTCGAGAGGGCCTGGTCGATGCTGGAGGTGGAGCTTTCCCGGCGGCATCACCTGATCGCAACGCTCGCAAATCTTGTCCGGGGCTACGGGGCGCGGGAGGCCGAGCTGATGCGCCAGGTCGCTCGAATGCGCCGGAATGCTCAACCTGGCGATGGCGAGCAGCCCGGGCGCTCGAAAGGGCACTCGGAGCGCGATGTTGGGGTTACCCGGGAGGTGGATGCCCTGGCGGAAGCCTATCCTGCGCTGCGCTCAAGCGAGCACTACGGGCGCTTGATGGACGAGCTGCGCACCACCGAAGATCGGGTGGCGTGGGCGCGCGCCTTCTACAACGATTCGGTCGAGCGTTTTAATACGCGTCTGCAGCGCGTGCCGGACAACCTCGTGGCGCGTCTGCTCGGCGTGCGGCGGGCACTTTATGAGCGCGAGCGTCGGCCGACGAGCCCGGAGCGCGGCGCATGA
- a CDS encoding cold-shock protein, whose protein sequence is MAQRLVGSVKWFSEQKGFGFISQPNGEDVFCHFSAIQSSGFKTLREDQQVEFEVEQGPKGLQAVNVIPLD, encoded by the coding sequence ATGGCACAACGTCTCGTCGGTTCAGTGAAGTGGTTCAGCGAACAAAAAGGCTTTGGCTTCATCAGCCAGCCCAATGGTGAAGATGTGTTCTGTCACTTCAGCGCCATCCAGAGCTCGGGATTCAAGACCCTGCGTGAAGACCAGCAGGTGGAGTTCGAAGTCGAGCAAGGCCCCAAAGGCCTGCAGGCTGTGAACGTCATCCCCCTTGACTGA
- a CDS encoding Lnb N-terminal periplasmic domain-containing protein, translating into MSKTTTPAEEPRWMRWAMALLMLPLALLALGVLTYAGGAGGELSPMRLGLGLAVGGAMVAWPVMLGIKRGGLLVALVAALLSIFYGAQRPAADRNWQENVSRAPRASIEGREVTIRDVRDFRYDEEGEVEEARWYDATYNLDEIQQAYFILTTFGGVPGVAHVMVSFEFSDERFVVLSAEARREEGESYDPLGGMFRQYELFYVAADERDALGLRTRVHKDPTWVIPMNAGPEKTAAFFVDMVQRLETLAKEPSWYHTVLNSCSSNLAAHYERINAVELPPDYRVLLPGFSEELIAELDLLPEGVSVAEARERFLINERALAAPLDANFSRAIRSTP; encoded by the coding sequence ATGAGCAAGACGACGACACCGGCCGAAGAGCCGCGCTGGATGCGCTGGGCAATGGCGCTCTTGATGCTACCCCTGGCGCTGCTCGCACTCGGCGTGCTGACCTACGCCGGCGGCGCTGGCGGTGAGCTCAGCCCGATGCGGCTGGGGCTGGGACTTGCGGTAGGGGGGGCGATGGTCGCCTGGCCGGTGATGCTGGGCATCAAGCGCGGCGGCCTGCTCGTGGCGTTGGTCGCCGCGCTCCTGAGCATCTTTTATGGGGCGCAACGCCCCGCAGCCGATCGCAACTGGCAGGAGAACGTCTCGCGCGCCCCGCGGGCGAGCATTGAGGGCCGGGAGGTGACCATCCGCGATGTGCGCGACTTCCGCTACGATGAGGAGGGAGAGGTTGAGGAAGCCCGCTGGTACGACGCAACTTACAACCTCGACGAGATTCAGCAGGCCTACTTCATCCTCACCACCTTCGGCGGAGTACCCGGAGTGGCGCATGTGATGGTGAGTTTTGAGTTTAGCGACGAGCGCTTTGTGGTGCTCTCCGCTGAGGCGCGTCGTGAGGAGGGTGAGAGCTATGATCCCCTCGGCGGGATGTTTCGTCAGTACGAGCTCTTTTATGTGGCCGCCGACGAGCGCGACGCCCTGGGGCTGCGCACGCGCGTCCATAAAGATCCCACCTGGGTGATTCCCATGAACGCCGGACCGGAGAAGACCGCCGCCTTTTTCGTCGACATGGTTCAGCGCCTGGAGACCCTGGCTAAAGAGCCGAGCTGGTACCACACCGTGCTCAACTCCTGCTCCTCCAACCTCGCTGCGCATTATGAGCGGATCAACGCGGTGGAACTTCCCCCGGACTACCGGGTGCTGCTTCCCGGGTTTAGCGAAGAGCTCATCGCCGAGCTCGATCTTCTCCCGGAGGGGGTGAGTGTGGCCGAGGCACGTGAGCGATTCTTGATCAACGAGCGGGCCCTCGCTGCGCCCCTTGATGCGAACTTCTCCCGGGCGATCCGCAGCACCCCTTAA
- a CDS encoding CAP domain-containing protein, with the protein MSGFFYFLQEVAMDARAVVGMFKRFTMLGVVGGVGAASMLGGSMGCAAGGGAEPTLRYVEVEGGLGGAVADGDWEWAESSRHVRCGADDIRVDDLGVEVVEGGEVSSWSSVVADRGDRCGDDYETALFRLANCERRQRGISELTCDMRLVVLGRQHSADMRDRDYFSHISPRGQSPFDRMDAVGLSYRAAAENIGLAPTVAHAHRGWMDSQGHRENVLREEVTHYGVGVVASGKGYFKTALFIALP; encoded by the coding sequence ATGTCGGGGTTTTTTTATTTTCTCCAGGAGGTGGCGATGGACGCGCGCGCGGTGGTCGGGATGTTCAAAAGGTTCACCATGCTCGGGGTGGTCGGGGGCGTCGGAGCAGCCAGCATGCTCGGGGGATCGATGGGATGTGCCGCGGGAGGGGGAGCCGAGCCTACCCTGCGTTATGTGGAAGTGGAGGGAGGCCTGGGCGGGGCGGTCGCCGATGGGGATTGGGAGTGGGCAGAGAGCTCCCGGCACGTGCGCTGCGGCGCAGACGATATCCGCGTCGATGATCTCGGGGTGGAGGTGGTGGAGGGCGGGGAGGTCTCAAGCTGGTCGTCGGTCGTCGCCGATCGCGGCGATCGCTGTGGCGACGACTATGAGACGGCGCTCTTTCGCCTGGCCAACTGCGAGCGACGCCAACGGGGGATCAGCGAGCTCACCTGCGATATGCGCCTGGTGGTCCTGGGCCGGCAGCACAGCGCCGACATGCGCGATCGCGACTACTTCTCCCACATCAGCCCCCGGGGCCAGAGCCCCTTTGACCGCATGGACGCCGTGGGGCTGAGCTACCGCGCGGCGGCTGAGAATATCGGGCTGGCGCCCACCGTGGCACACGCGCACCGGGGGTGGATGGATTCGCAGGGGCATCGCGAGAACGTGCTGCGCGAGGAGGTGACCCATTATGGCGTGGGAGTTGTGGCCAGCGGGAAGGGGTATTTTAAAACGGCGCTTTTTATCGCGTTGCCCTGA
- a CDS encoding NADP-dependent malic enzyme, whose protein sequence is MTVNSKHDGPIRRKDALDYHEFPRPGKVEVLPTKPLSTQRDLALAYSPGVAEPCREIAADPQAAFRYTNRKNLVGIITNGTATLGLGDIGALASKPVMEGKAVLFKVLAGIDAFDIELDERDPDAFARCVKALEPTFGGINLEDIAAPHCFAIEERLRDELDIPVFHDDQHGTAIITGAALINALALQKKEIEEVRVVFAGAGAGAVACARLYESLGVRHEHITMVDIHGVIYQGREIAMDPYKGHFAHETDRRTLAEAIDGADVFVGLAAGGIVSREMVASMAERPIIFALANPDPEIAYPDVMAVRDDAIMATGRSDYPNQVNNVLGFPFIFRGALDVGARRITESMKLAAVHALAALAREEVPEVVSEAYDESHIRFGPEYIIPKPFDPRVLLRLSPAIAEAAMAEGVARQTLDLPAYVEELERLQGVSKGLMRRLINVAKREPKRIVFPEGTEDKIIKAAQILVDEGIACPILLGPVDVIRQRARDLDIDLTGIELLDNERDPRFEELAHVYYRMRQRKGVTIADARNHLRSPEPYAMLLVHEGLADGVVSGVTRPYRESLKPALQIIGVDERQSRVAGMHVVVTRRGVKLFADTTVNIDPDADTLADIAIATADAARLFDLEPRVAMLSYTNFGASRHADASRVAEATRIIKKRRPELNVDGEMQLEFATEAELRADKFAFSTLEGEANVLIFPDLNAGNIGYKLLNQLGGAEVIGPILLGMRRPVNVLQFACSVPSIVHLAVVTCLHAQQLDRERG, encoded by the coding sequence ATGACCGTCAACTCCAAGCACGACGGCCCCATCCGCCGCAAAGACGCCCTCGATTACCACGAGTTTCCCCGTCCCGGTAAGGTCGAGGTCCTCCCCACCAAACCCCTCTCCACGCAGCGCGATCTGGCGCTGGCCTACAGCCCCGGGGTGGCCGAGCCCTGCCGCGAGATCGCTGCCGATCCGCAGGCGGCCTTTCGCTACACCAATCGCAAAAACCTGGTGGGCATCATCACCAACGGCACCGCCACCCTGGGGTTGGGCGATATCGGCGCGCTGGCCAGCAAACCGGTGATGGAGGGCAAAGCTGTGCTCTTTAAGGTTCTGGCCGGCATTGATGCGTTCGATATTGAGCTCGACGAGCGCGACCCGGACGCGTTTGCGCGCTGCGTTAAGGCGTTGGAACCTACCTTCGGGGGTATCAACCTCGAAGATATTGCCGCGCCGCATTGCTTTGCCATCGAGGAGCGCCTGCGCGATGAGCTCGACATCCCGGTCTTTCACGACGACCAGCACGGCACGGCGATCATCACCGGTGCGGCGCTGATCAACGCGCTGGCGCTGCAGAAAAAAGAGATCGAAGAGGTGCGCGTGGTCTTCGCCGGCGCCGGAGCCGGCGCGGTGGCCTGCGCGCGCCTTTACGAGTCGCTCGGGGTGAGACACGAGCACATCACCATGGTCGACATTCACGGCGTCATCTATCAGGGGCGCGAGATCGCTATGGATCCCTACAAGGGACACTTCGCTCATGAGACCGACCGACGCACCCTGGCCGAAGCCATAGACGGGGCCGACGTGTTTGTCGGGCTGGCCGCCGGGGGCATCGTCTCACGCGAGATGGTCGCCTCAATGGCCGAACGCCCCATCATCTTTGCGCTGGCCAACCCCGACCCGGAGATCGCCTATCCCGACGTGATGGCGGTGCGCGACGACGCAATCATGGCCACCGGGCGCAGCGACTACCCCAATCAGGTCAACAACGTGCTGGGCTTTCCCTTCATCTTCCGGGGCGCGCTCGATGTGGGGGCGCGGCGCATCACCGAGTCGATGAAGTTGGCCGCCGTGCATGCGCTGGCCGCCCTTGCGCGCGAAGAAGTCCCGGAGGTGGTCTCAGAAGCCTACGATGAGAGCCATATTCGTTTTGGGCCCGAGTACATCATCCCCAAACCCTTCGACCCCCGCGTGCTGCTGCGCCTCTCGCCAGCCATCGCGGAGGCGGCGATGGCCGAAGGCGTCGCGCGCCAGACGCTCGACCTGCCTGCGTATGTCGAGGAGCTTGAGCGTCTCCAGGGCGTCTCCAAGGGGCTGATGCGGCGGTTGATCAACGTTGCCAAGCGCGAGCCTAAACGCATCGTCTTCCCCGAAGGGACCGAGGATAAGATCATCAAGGCGGCGCAGATTCTCGTCGACGAAGGCATCGCCTGCCCGATCCTTCTGGGGCCGGTAGACGTCATCCGCCAGCGGGCCCGGGATCTCGATATCGACCTCACCGGCATTGAACTTCTCGACAATGAGCGCGACCCGCGTTTTGAGGAGTTGGCCCACGTGTATTACCGGATGCGCCAGCGCAAAGGCGTGACGATCGCAGATGCGCGCAACCACCTGCGCAGCCCGGAGCCTTACGCGATGCTGCTGGTGCACGAGGGGCTGGCCGATGGGGTCGTCTCCGGGGTGACGCGGCCTTACCGCGAGTCACTCAAGCCCGCGCTGCAGATCATCGGCGTCGATGAGCGCCAGAGTCGCGTTGCGGGCATGCACGTGGTCGTCACGCGGCGCGGCGTCAAACTCTTTGCCGACACCACGGTCAACATCGATCCCGACGCCGATACCCTTGCCGACATCGCCATCGCCACCGCCGACGCCGCGCGCCTCTTCGACCTGGAGCCGCGCGTCGCGATGCTCAGCTACACCAACTTCGGGGCGAGCCGCCATGCGGACGCCAGCCGCGTGGCCGAGGCGACACGGATCATCAAGAAGCGTCGCCCCGAGCTCAACGTCGATGGCGAGATGCAGCTGGAGTTTGCCACCGAGGCGGAGCTGCGCGCCGATAAGTTTGCGTTCTCCACGCTGGAGGGGGAAGCCAACGTCTTGATCTTCCCGGACCTCAACGCGGGTAACATCGGCTACAAGCTCCTCAACCAACTCGGTGGTGCGGAGGTGATCGGCCCCATTTTGCTGGGGATGCGCCGTCCGGTGAACGTGCTGCAGTTCGCGTGCTCGGTCCCCTCGATTGTGCATCTGGCGGTGGTGACCTGCCTGCATGCCCAGCAGCTCGACCGGGAACGCGGGTAA
- a CDS encoding DUF1963 domain-containing protein, which produces MTTARALPPTLLTHRRTAYRPRTAEGDGDLLASKFSGRPWLKADEAWPTCPNCNKPQQLFVQLNLATLPQPEQQRVGKSGLLQLFYCTSSDPLCEVECQAFFPFARSVMARRIDDPTGPTNLNASGPAEPFAPRRIESWEPIEDDVPGYEELYQMGHEISPEEEQALEEAERPATGDKLGGWPAWVQGVEYPNCPQCDAQMEVVLQIDSEDNLPYMFGDMGAGHLTCCPNHPDVLTFAWACY; this is translated from the coding sequence ATGACGACCGCACGCGCTCTGCCGCCCACGCTCCTGACCCATCGCCGCACCGCCTACCGACCGCGCACCGCCGAGGGCGATGGCGATCTCCTGGCGAGTAAGTTCAGCGGTCGGCCCTGGCTCAAAGCGGATGAAGCCTGGCCTACATGCCCCAACTGCAACAAGCCTCAGCAGCTCTTTGTTCAGCTCAACCTCGCTACGTTGCCTCAACCCGAGCAGCAGCGCGTGGGGAAGAGCGGCCTCTTGCAACTCTTTTACTGCACCAGCAGCGACCCGCTCTGCGAGGTGGAATGCCAGGCTTTCTTCCCCTTCGCCCGCAGCGTGATGGCTCGCCGCATCGACGACCCCACCGGCCCCACCAACCTCAACGCTTCCGGGCCTGCGGAGCCTTTCGCCCCTCGTCGCATCGAGAGCTGGGAGCCCATCGAGGATGACGTCCCCGGCTACGAAGAACTCTACCAGATGGGTCATGAGATCAGCCCCGAGGAGGAGCAGGCGCTCGAAGAGGCCGAGCGCCCGGCCACCGGCGACAAACTCGGCGGCTGGCCGGCCTGGGTCCAGGGCGTCGAGTACCCCAACTGCCCTCAATGCGACGCGCAGATGGAGGTGGTCTTGCAGATCGACTCCGAAGACAACCTCCCCTACATGTTCGGTGACATGGGCGCCGGACACCTGACCTGCTGTCCGAACCACCCCGACGTGCTGACCTTTGCCTGGGCCTGCTATTGA